One genomic region from Prunus persica cultivar Lovell chromosome G3, Prunus_persica_NCBIv2, whole genome shotgun sequence encodes:
- the LOC18784064 gene encoding beta-galactosidase 17 yields MNKYKNQYHSLVSSSKWSTMVRKGSTKLTLFFIIFLSLIAFGIFVPVFALLPSLSSQSLHHHQQQLLPATKKNHGYARKFEISDDKFWKDGQPFQIIGGDLHYFRVLPEYWEDRLLRAKALGLNTIQTYVPWNLHEPRAGTLDFEGIADLVSFLKLSQRLGILVMLRAGPYICAEWDLGGFPPWLLAINPAPRLRSSDPAFLQLVERWWGSLLPKVAPLLYGNGGPIIMVQIENEFGSYGDDKAYLHHLVSLARKHLGDDVILYTTDGGSRETLEKGTIRGDAVFSAVDFTTGDNPWPIFELQKQFNAPGKSPPLSSEFYTGWLTHWGEKNAQTSADFTAAALKNILERNGSAVLYMAHGGTNFGFYNGANTGSDESDYKPDLTSYDYDAPIGESGDVNNAKFKALRRVVEQYSSVSLPAVPSDNEKKAYGSIHVTKTGNLFELISYFDVVESDNPISMESTGQMFGFLLYVTEYTAKDNGGESIVSIPKVHDRAQVFISCPSEDGHGKPTYVGTLERWSNQPLTLPNTKCLSNISLLVLVENMGRLNYGPYIFDRKGILSPVYLDGRILRKWKMYLVPIINLNESPKINPIIRAANSGVITMSAHRRLKPKSGNASKEPAFYAGYFYISKEDIIKDTFISLTGWGKGIVTINNFNIGRFWPLKGPQCNLYVPAPVLQNGKNVVVIFELESPNPELVVQLVDQPEFTCGPRKNVHQL; encoded by the exons ATGAATAAGTATAAGAACCAATACCATAGCTTAGTGTCAAGCTCCAAATGGTCAACAATGGTGAGGAAGGGAAGCACAAAACTCACCTTGTTTTTCatcatctttctctctctcatagcCTTTGGTATCTTTGTCCCTGTCTTCGCTCTTCTACCTTCTCTGTCTTCCCAATctctccatcaccatcaacaGCAGCTCCTTCCTGCCACCAAAAAA AATCACGGTTATGCTCGAAAGTTTGAAATTTCAGACGATAAGTTCTGGAAAGATGGTCAGCCTTTCCAGATCATTGGGGGTGACTTGCATTATTTCCGGGTTCTTCCTGAG TACTGGGAAGATAGGCTGTTGAGAGCAAAGGCATTGGGATTAAATACTATTCAAACTTATGTTCCCTGGAACCTACATGAACCAAGAGCTGGTACTTTGGATTTTGAGGGTATTGCAGATTTAGTGTCATTTCTCAAACTCTCCCAGAGGCTTGGTATTCTGGTTATGCTTCGAGCTGGACCATATATATGTGCAG AGTGGGATTTGGGGGGTTTCCCTCCTTGGTTGCTCGCCATCAATCCAGCTCCCAGACTAAGATCATCAGATCCTGCTTTCCTTCAATTG GTTGAAAGATGGTGGGGAAGCCTACTTCCGAAGGTAGCTCCCCTTCTTTATGGCAATGGAGGTCCTATTATAATGGTTCAG ATTGAAAATGAATTTGGTTCATATGGGGACGACAAAGCTTATCTTCATCACCTGGTCTCATTGGCTAGAAAGCACCTTGGGGATGATGTTATTTT GTATACTACAGATGGAGGTTCTAGGGAAACACTTGAAAAAGGTACAATTCGTGGAGATGCTGTATTTTCAG CTGTTGACTTCACTACTGGTGACAACCCTTGGCCTATATTTGAGTTGCAAAAGCAGTTCAATGCCCCAGGGAAATCACCACCACTTTCTTC AGAGTTTTACACAGGTTGGCTTACACACTGGGGGGAGAAGAATGCGCAGACTAGTGCGGATTTTACAGCAGCTGccttgaaaaatattttggaaaGAAATGGTTCTGCAGTACTTTAT ATGGCACATGGGGGAAcaaattttggattttataATGGAGCAAATACTGGTTCGGATGAGTCCGATTACAAGCCTGACCTCACTTCCTATGATTAT GATGCACCGATTGGGGAATCTGGGGATGTAAACAACGCAAAATTCAAAG CACTTAGGAGGGTTGTAGAGCAATACAGTTCAGTATCTCTCCCTGCAGTTCCATCCGATAATGAGAAGAAAGCATACGGATCTATTCATGTAACTAAAACAGGGAATTTGTTTGAATTGATCAGTTATTTTGACGTGGTTGAATCTGACAACCCAATATCAATGGAGTCAACGGGCCAG ATGTTTGGATTTCTGTTATACGTAACCGAGTATACTGCAAAAGACAATGGTGGTGAAAGCATTGTATCTATACCAAAG GTGCATGATAGAGCTCAAGTTTTTATATCGTGCCCTTCCGAAGATGGTCATGGAAAGCCAACATATGTTGGCACGCTTGAAAGATGGTCAAATCAACCTCTAACCCTTCCTAATACTAAATGTCTCTCCAACATCAGCTTACTTGTGTTG GTTGAAAATATGGGTCGTCTTAACTATGGACCATATATCTTTGACAGGAAG GGTATTCTATCTCCTGTTTATCTAGATGGGAGAATTCTCCGTAAATGGAAAATGTATTTGGTGCCCATAATCAACCTGAATGAATCCCCCAAAATCAATCCCATAATTCGGGCTGCAAATTCTGGAGTCATTACTATGTCAGCCCACAGAAGGTTAAAACCGAAGTCTG GGAATGCTTCGAAAGAACCGGCATTCTATGCtggatatttttatattagcAAAGAAGACATAATCAAAGATACATTCATATCATTGACCGGGTGGGGTAAAGGAATTGTAACTATTAACAATTTCAATATAGGAAGATTTTGGCCG TTAAAGGGACCACAATGCAACCTCTACGTTCCAGCTCCCGTCCTTCAGAATGGGAAGAATGTTGTG GTCATATTTGAGTTAGAATCTCCAAACCCGGAGCTTGTGGTACAGTTAGTTGATCAGCCAGAGTTTACTTGCGGTCCAAGGAAGAATGTGCATCAACTTTAG